TACCGCGTTCTATACAGTGTCTGTATCTATACAGTTGAACGGCCGCTGTAGAGGGCTGTCCAAAATCAAAAGGCAAGGAAAGTCGAAGAAAGCTGATCGACGGATATTTGTTTGGTTAAACGGTAGAAATCGGAGAATTataggaaaaattttcacggACAGTACATTAAAAGCAACAAAAAGTAGTTATAATTATAGCGATATTAATAAGTGAAAATTAGTGAATCATTTTGGATTCTGCGTTTCGGATTTTGCAATTGGAATAGCCGTTTCGTGGAagtaatgaataatgaaatattctttaaaaaacaatttttccgtTCGCTACATTAATTTCTCCCCCAAAGTGTAACAAATCcgtcaaaatgaaattttttcatttgaattattgcATCCACCTCGAGTGTGCTGATTATATTAAATGGCTGGTAAAACGGTCTGCTTAACATAGCGTTTATCTGCTCTTCTTGGTTTTAGTACTTTTTCACTGCCTCGTCAGGCATTGGCCATAAACTCACTGGGggggctctctctctccgccGGCATCCAAGAGTCCTCCCCATCTCTCCCGTGATCCTCCTCACTTTTATCTATCAATATATAAACACTGCTGTTCCCTATCCCAATGGTCACCTTCCAACAGCATCAAAAAGCTTTTACAACGATTTTCTCGCTGGTCATTCTATTTTCGTACCCCAAGTGTAACTGCGTCTTGTCTATGCAGCAGCATGAACTCACattttctcttatttttttccatcgtgCCTACATAGGGTTCCGTCTCCctcgaaataaataaacaacaaaaaatagaaTCCCCTCTCCTAAAAATTGTCATCAAGGTGAAGCCCTCCCGAATCCTGTCTTTTACTGTCCAACAGCTCCTTTAAACTTTGAACCTACAATACCGATCATGATCCACCTATGTCAGCAATGAAACTCCCCCAAAACCCGTTCGACTCGGTTCATACCCAGCGCGTAAGAGCGCGACGAAGACGGCCGCCAACGCGCGGTCGTTCCCCCTTGGATTGTTGGAAGAAAATATCCATCCACACATGTGCGTTCACGCACAGTTCCATCCAACGCATAGAATTTATCCAAAAGGGACGGTATAATCCCCCCGGAGACAAGCAAGAGCCAGGCAAAAAGAATTACCGACAGAAGAGGATGAAAATatcgagaaagagagagagagagagagagagagagaaagaaagagagagagaaaaaaattcttacgaACGAAGGCTTTGTAATGCTTCTACCCTGATTCTCTCGAATCTCATGGCGTTCGTtcaacccccccccctgccCTTTCGCCACTGGTTGTCTTTGTTCCTCTCATTTGGAAATAACGGGGGTGGCGACACCGAAAAGAGAAAGAccaagagagagaaagagacagggagtgagagagagagaaaattagGAGCTCAGGCAATGTTGCCAGTCGGCGATACATCCTCTCTCGTTCGACCCTTCGGTTCGCGATGAAATCCCCTCGGGGCaagggaggagggggtggagagCATCCCGCCTCCTGATTCCTAGAATGCGTTCCCAGTGATCTCCCCAAAAATAATGGCGCGTTTCGTGGTCTCTTGATCCGACGCGTAAAGTAATCCAAACAcagcataaaaattatgtttacgAGTTTCGAATGGTTATGGAGGGGTTTTTCGTGTTCCTTATACCGCCCTAATGTATTTGAAAATGGgggtagagagagagggttTATGTAGCAAGGCATTTCCAAGATTTATACTTTGGTTTTTGTTTATCAACAGACTGTTTGGGAATTGTTTCAGGGTGATTGAGAATTATCTAATAAAATTGAGGTAATGTGCGCAGACTGTTGGGGATAATTTATCACTCTGATATCATCGGGttccttttttttaacgaGTGTGGGAAACACTTGTTACGAGAGATAAGGGGACTTGGAGTACGGCTGGTACAAAATGGATTGTGAATGTTTTAACGAAATTTTCTCTAGATATTCCCAATCTTTTTGGAATTATTTGCACGATTGAGGGAGATTTTTTGGGTATTTGAAaggtaaattattcaattactcACCGGTTTTCTCCTTTATTTCACACAACACTGAGAACAACGCTGGCTTCATTCTGTGACAGTTGAGGGTGTGCTTTCTGTTGACAGAAGATGATAGAATCATTATATGCAgtagaaaattattgttgttaaAAGTCGGCAATAATCAATGACGATGAAAAAccaccatttttttaataatgcaAAATATATCTCAGAGattaaaaagagaaaatacGAAATTGCAAAGAGAAACATTAACGAAATTGTACTGAAAGAAGTGATGAGTAAAAAATCCTTAATACTATTTTAAAAAACCCCAGAAATAATTGACAGTGGTACAAAAGTGTATCCATcaacataataaaatttttaaaaaaccataaaattcCTACTCCTGAAATAAACAATATCCCAATGACAAAATAAATGTTAATAATAATCCCCAGTATCATCATTAACGCCCAGAAATAATCTTCAACTTTGGAAAGCCACCTGGTGCATCCACCAAGAAAACGTCCCCGGCTTAGGAAGTTAATcagaaacaacaaaaaaaatctctcgagTACAACTAACAAGATTTTAATGGTTAAAATTGTTAGGGGTATTCTCCGGCTGTAATTGCATTATCCTGGGATAATTCTATATCTCGAGGTGCTCCGATATCGATAATTGTGGGTTAACGAGATAATTACACGTGCTTTTATTTCGCTCtagtttttcttttcaattcacCCGAGGAATTGATCGCACacgatattattttataagcgacttttttataattataaaatcgtTAGTACAAATGGAATATTGAAATTACCTGGCTTGTGCCTCGTCAAGGCTCTGATCAGTAATGTTCATGATCTGTTGTAATATTTCACCGATGTCCTGTTTACGCGCCTCAACAGCCTGTTCAGGTCCCTGAGATGCCGATCCATCAACCGGTCCCATACTTCCATAACCACCAGCATTCTGGGCACCCTGGCCACCATTACCACCCATCAAACCCACGTTAGAACCTCCGTGCTGCAGCATTCTTGCACTTTCATCCATCAACTGATCGATTCCACAAATAATTCTGTGTCTCCCGCTCACCCAATAATATACTCCTCACTCTTCTGATAATCAcgatattatttttagaacGTCAACGaaccattgaaaaaatagagaTCGTTATTCTCATTCTCGTCACTATTGTTTCTATTTAACGAGCAAAAAAACCAACGCCAAACGCCGAGTCTGGTAACGCTAACGTTTTAGAGGTTATGCAcgtctctccctttctccacCACAAGCGACGGATCTATATTTCGATTAAAATACTCAACAAACACCCCCTCGCTGATGTCAGATTAATCAGATTCACTCGTGCACTACTATTAATAGATACTCACAAGTTTGTTATTTTCGTATACCATAAAACCACAAGTATAAAATGGTGTCCTCGTGTACTTTTGACGGATTGtcgtgttattttatttttttccctaatATTTTTACGTATACGTAATTTCAAGGTCGCATATGAGCGACTGTTCCCCTTCCAGCTCACGACTTTTTACCACTTTACGATATTCCCCTCTGTCGTATTCACTCCAGAATCACTGGACACAAGCGCGCGAATTTCTCCTTCTCTACGGTCAATGTAAACATGGAGACACAGTTCGTTCCCTCGTCGCCGAAGTAATTggatagattttttcgtttaatgTCCAAACCACTCACCCACTCGTCACGCATTCATTTGTTTTGTTGTAAAGTTTATAACTACACAAGGAGGGATTAATATTCCACTCCACCATTCACTCACTTGTGTCCGCCTTACAAGGCAACGCGCCGAACCTTTCTGTTGCACTCCCGCCGTCTGGCGAGCCACCAATTCCCCGTTTAACTGTTCAACAATCCCCACCACCACCATCCAGCGAGGATTTGCGCACAGACGGGAGAGAAGACAAAGAGATACTGAGGAGAGGAATATGTGTTAGTGACGAGGCTTTGGGGGAGGTCTGTGTATAGGTTAGGTACGAGTCGGCGGCCATAGCTCCTACGACCAATCACTGGTTTCCCTTCGTCATCCCTCTTTTGGATGCCCCCCCTACCGCGCGCCTTGTTGTCACGATAACCTCCACGACCAGAGGTTTGCCCTGTTGCCGGACGATTCTTTCTCGATTTTATCGTATGTAACAATGGTTTGGGTATGCGGCAGGCAAGTTTTACCTACAATTTCGCTCAGACTTTTGGTCAAGTACTGGAGACTTGGATTCGCAGAGTTTTTATGTTTTTGGCTTGATACGAGTTGGAGGAATTCTCACGTGATTTCCTGATGACTTTGATGAGCGAATACGACCGCTAAGGCACGCAGTAATTCCCCCCATTGGATGATTTTTAGGCTTATGTGGgggatttacgattttttttgaggAGCTGAGGATGTGGAAGTTGTATATCTGAAGTTGGGAATTTATTTAGCTGCTTGGGATGAAtttttgcgaattttttttattgtaatgtCAAGCGTGGACACCGTGCAGTGCGGGCATACACAACGCCCGAAGTTTTCTGCGTCATCTGGCGGAGGTGAGACTAATCTCAGAAGCTCTCAGTCCATGTCCTAGCCGCCAAGCAGGAATTCTCTGGGTTTAGAGTGAcgtaaattcatttctcctcGATGAGCTGTGCATGCGCCAAAAGAGCTTCTCGTTTCTGCCCACTGGGACCGCAGCTCATGTGATGTTCTCTCTTTCATTTACAAAAAGCAGCTGCAACTGCTCACCGTTAGCCGGTACATAATAAACAGCCACAACATCATTATTTACATTGTCATCCCAgtaattgatcatttttttgtttagttttctttttctacaccatttttattatttcaactcCATAAGTatgttattattaatttcgTTATTGTTATTTTGGAAGAGAAGGAGTAACCTTGCTCTGTTTATCAGTGTTtttacttgattttttaacaGTGGCCAACATCAATGGAGTGATAAATGGGCTTTATGAGGCCCTCGTAAAGGTGAGATATCCCGGCGTAACAAATATTGAATATGGAGATCTTGAGAACACGCTCTTGGCACAGAATGACAGGAATAAATTACTGCAATGGCTGCTGGTTCAAAGCTTGAGGGCTATCAGTTCAACAGCTGATGAGCCTAAAGCCGACAATGGTCAGTTGTTTActgattcatttattatttatgagaCCATTGCTAAATATCCTACATCATAAATCCAACGGtccaagtaatttttttccacattttcttTTAAGAGTCACTAGTCAAGTGGTATGTACAGCTCGGCATCTGTGATAACAAAGCAGCTCTTCTGGTTAGTACCCAACAAAACTTTTCATATTTCTCGAAGGATGAatatatttgataaaattccTCAGGGCCAATGTCCAATAAAGGATCAGTTGGATACCCTCATCAGGCTCACAAGATTCATCATGAATGTCCTCGGGGTTAATGGCGAGAAGAAGGTGATTCCTGACAGCGCTGAGAACATCCTGGATAGATATCTGAATAcggaaattaatttgattccGACGACCTGCAAGTTGACGACTAAATTCGGGTACAATGAAGCTAAACGGTACATGAAGAAGTTAAGTGAGAGCATCAAGGAAAAGCCCCACTCGTTTTTTGTTTCAACCGACGTAAGAACCGCATTGATAGGATAATGTTATgtatatgtttttaattttctctttaagaatatatttttctcttcctgTAGCACAAAGATGATGTCCAGGACGTTGTGAAGGCAAGGGCAGAGCAATCAGACGAGGAAGCACTCTTGGTATCTGCTGAAACAGTCGAAAAGTTTTGCGCTGCTTTCCAAGATATTGATAAGTGGACTAAAGTCGCTGAAGAAtcgacgaaaaaatcaactgagtTGATGGATAATTACATAGAGACCATTCACAATAATTTCTCAACATTGAATGAGGTAGTCATGTTCATAATTTATACTCATAACACATTCAGTTATTCTctataaattaacaattttatggTTTTCAGACTCTTCAAAACAAGAATGGAATTTTCACAGCAGTTATTCCCACAGGTTTGGACGTGGGGACGTATCCCTTGGATCAAATATTTCAGGACACAGTCGTTGGTTTGGAAGAGTTACAGAAGGCCATTGATcggaatgataattaaatcttCAGATTCTTATCTTCAAAATGTTGCCTTATTTTTTggtgaaacaaaataaattttcactctCCGATATCGCGCTGATTAAATGatgtgatttaaaaaaacgaaaaattcattttaaagcTTATAGAAATATCTTCAAAAtagcgatgaaaaaaatgcagtTATTTTCCACTAATGAGAAACATTATAAGAAGTTTCTAGACAATTAAAGTGAATcgtctatcaatttttaaaggATAGAAGATATTGTAGGAccttttttacgttttttctttcataatcTAAacgatgacaaaaaaaatagagttttacaacttggaaaatttaagCTGAATTAATGCATACGAAAAATACCAAAAGAATAAATTATGTGAACAGTATTTCTATCAAATTTTGTCGTGCCTATTTACCTCTCCTATATTATCTTTTGTGACTgatttcatattattttttatacgtAAAATACTGTAAGGATAATGGTTATGGAATAAAACAAAAGTTCAATGTATTTTCAAGATGATTATTGGTAACCCCCCAGTGAAAAATACATCATATTGAATTAAATGCCTTATGACCTAGGACGCTCCTTTTTCTCCTTGTACAGTGCGAGTAGTGATACGTTGGCAACTTTGACGACCTTGAAACGTACCCCGGGGATGTCACCAACGGCGTGACCTTTACGACCGAATCCAGCCACCAAAACTTCGTCGTTCTCCTCGATGTTGTTCAAGCAACCGTCACGAGGTACGAATGCAGTGATTTTCTTGccattttttatcaactgTACCCTGACGCACTTACGAATGGCAGAGTTGGGCTGTTTGGCTTCTACACCACTGTGGGAAGAGAATTCCATTAAGTAAAACAGACTTTCGATGGATTctgcattttcattttatgttTGTAGTTTGGAAATATTTGCTTAGCAGAAACTATTGATTatatattcaattattcatttaaaggaattattattattattattattaattgtgaaggataatatttaaaaatatctttaatcaaatatattttgacaagttaaaaaaaaatccatttttctgctcaaataatttttcgagaaTGCCCTAACCTCAAATTTGtttgttgttttatttttcgtttaattTACTTACACTTTTTCCAAAACGATTCCCTTTGCGTGGGAAGCACCTCCAAAGGGATTGGCCTTCCAACGAGTTCCCAGGTGGGCCTTTTTGTAGTCTTTATCATTCCAGCGCTGATCACGTCTGTGATTGACGTGCTTTCTTGCAGTGCGGAGACCACGCGGTTTACCTACAAACCCAAATCCATAATCAGTTATCACAAGCAGAGCCGAAgcaaataaattatcgatACAAATTGCAAGTCGAAAATGAATCGACTCTTAAATGCTATAACTATTATCAGTGGAAATGTGGAATAATTTTCGTGAAGCTTTTGGAGTTGAACTTTTATTTGACAAATTCACCGTGTCACAAACACGGGTGGAAAAACCACTCTAACCACATTTTCACGATGTACAACCTCAAAGTATCCACAAATACCGAATGCTACTAGTATATATCACTTTAAGAGCCTTCACAAGTGCTagcaattcattttttcaacttttaataaaaaatttggacAAAATAGTCCAAAAAATTAGTAATATTTGCAGGGAAATCCACCTACCCATCTTAATCGGTGAACAATGCGACCGGAAAAGATCTATCCTCCATCAGCCGGACACGGAAACCGCCATCTGTTGAGTAAATTCTCCGAAGGTGCGGGACAAATTTAAATTCACCGAAATGTGACAAATATACGAATTGATGAAAGCTTCTATGTCATTTTTAAACATTATTTGTTCCTAAATATCTGTTTACTTCaagagaaatttatttaaaaaactcattgacttaattttttctcaatttggtcactcaatatttttcttgaagagAAAGATTAATTTAACTTATTAGGACATTCGATTGAGCAtatttccattggaaaaaatattatataaaGTTCAATAAAAGAATAAACTAAATACATCTCATgttgtttcatttattttcgacTTGAGCAACATTTTTCCACTTACAGAAGCAGTAGATGAGGGACTAAAGTATCtagtagaaaaataaaatattgatttatcaaaattcaacTATTCCAATTATGTCAAATATGAtctacaagaaaaaaaaacattttctccaccaaattcatcaaatgacaaaattttatcagttggataatttatttccataattttctttcTGAATGAAAACACAATAATAGTATAAGGGGCACGCAGTTTAATTGTCTTACAGGATTTAATGATCATCTATGCAATACTCCTATAGCAAAAATACTATGTGTTACATAAATATATGACTTGCTAAAAACTTTTGGGGATTAATATTACCTAGTCTAACAGCGGACTCCTATCCCTCTTTCTCGGACAATTTTTCGCGTATGAAAAAagtaaatagaaatttttccaaaatttattaCTCTCTCCGTCAATCGAAAAATCTAATAGGTCTctaaaattgtttataattattgatgatgaagaaaaattgtgagacTTATTtcacagaaatattttcaatcccaTTACTGCATTTctttagtattttttaaatgaaaattctgtggTAAAATCCATGGAAAATCGACAGCAATtgtaaaagaatattttttatacacaaattattaaaataattcgataaaagtaattttattaaattttcattattgttattttttaatcatctgttaaaatgatttttttataattaattgccAGATTTTTTACACAATTTATTGATTGGCTAATGGATGGGCTGGGAATTTCTATCACCTTTCTCCATCCATGTCAATTCCAGCCAGATGTGAATATCGTTTATCCTCCCATATTACTCTATAAATACTGCTCGAGAACGTACACTAAAAGACACATTCACCACCTCCAATGCTTCCCTGTCCCATTCAAGTATCATCGCTAGAAATTTTCTCAAGGGAATACCTAAATACCTCCGTCACATTTCAAATAATAAgacgataataatttttattttacaattattaACAGTTTTTCGATGTTCTCGTTTTAGTTATTTAATGTCCTTCAATGCGAGGGACATGTTCATATGTTGTGGTgttagttgaaattttaatattgtAGTATACTTTCGAAAAAGATTATATCGACGAAGAAAATcaacaggaaaaaaataatagactcAGGAGAATCATCTAGTAAAGTtcgtattttttctcttcaacatTGTGCCAAACGTCACAGCGCAGCTGAATAACTGACAATAGTATGAAAGAAAGATACTACCCCTACCCCGAATGTTACATCCCTCGAGTACTTTGTTGTGCTTATCCCTTGATTTGTTGTGCATATTCTACAATATATGATATTTCAAAGATATTGCAGTTTTTGttgactaaaaaaatatatatgtatacgtATTTACTATACTTCatattgcaaaatatttttcgataatGTCATTATGCGAATATTCGTAGTAGTTATAACAATGGAGAGTATTTTCATCCCCTTTTACTCTTTATTTTGGTAATCGTAAAAATCTCAAACTCTCGGATGTGCGTAACCAAAATTAATCGAAAGCGGCTTTCAGTGGTCGATTGGCAGCTGTCCAATAGCACGTGGATTAgttcatttaatatttcatttgataAGTTCATTAAAGAGTTATTTGATCCTTCCTTTATTGCTCTGCACGTCAATCTGCAGAAAATTTTGTGGAGATTCCACAGAGAATTCATGGGCATTATCCGCGTAAATTCTCTCAATAGAAGAGCTTACACAAATTCCACTGTggctcaaaaaattattatatttttttgtgtggAAAAAACactgaaaagaaaagaaacgTTCTTGTTGGTTTTTggaattatatattatatcgCCTGGCAATTACCGCAAACAACCcacctgccccccccccccccaccaccGCCCAAATTGTCTACAAAGAGttccatttttataaaaaaaattctgcgataaattcaaataattttctctgaagaatttttctcataaaaaaatttattctcgtAGGAAAATTTAAAGGAGGGTTTTTAGAAGATaagagatgaaataaaatattctacgAAGAAATTTCATGTAGAAGTTCTCCTGAAGTCACaaattaggaaatttttaaccTCGTTAAGGACTATTTAGTAAAAATCTTGATCTCAGTCAACAAAAATCTCCCCAaattatgttaaaaaaaaaagcttctTCAGTTCAGCCTCCCAGCGACGAAATATTGGAATTCTCCTTTATAAAACCCTATCAGGAATTTATCATACGTGAACGCcattttcatcttcaaaatcataatttataaTCCTGTATACTGCACTCGTGGTCAAACCTAAGGCCGCACGTAGATTCCATCTCTGAAGTGCTTAAAAAGTCATATAATCGAGtccataattaaaaatgtcctATATCTCCCCCTACTGAGAGTAAATTAATGCACAGAGTCGAAAAATATGATGATGGAGAAACATTCATGCAAAGTTATATTGTCAAATTAATCGCACTGACGTTAACTCACTCCATGAATACTACCTCGATATCgattaatcaaataaatcaGCTAATTGTATCCTGtacatgaattaaaaattacagataAGAACCATTAATCCATGGTCTTAATGAATTCAATGGCAGAGC
The window above is part of the Diachasmimorpha longicaudata isolate KC_UGA_2023 chromosome 9, iyDiaLong2, whole genome shotgun sequence genome. Proteins encoded here:
- the LOC135165895 gene encoding small ribosomal subunit protein uS12, translating into MGKPRGLRTARKHVNHRRDQRWNDKDYKKAHLGTRWKANPFGGASHAKGIVLEKVGVEAKQPNSAIRKCVRVQLIKNGKKITAFVPRDGCLNNIEENDEVLVAGFGRKGHAVGDIPGVRFKVVKVANVSLLALYKEKKERPRS
- the LOC135165894 gene encoding uncharacterized protein LOC135165894 isoform X2, with amino-acid sequence MANINGVINGLYEALVKVRYPGVTNIEYGDLENTLLAQNDRNKLLQWLLVQSLRAISSTADEPKADNESLVKWYVQLGICDNKAALLGQCPIKDQLDTLIRLTRFIMNVLGVNGEKKVIPDSAENILDRYLNTEINLIPTTCKLTTKFGYNEAKRYMKKLSESIKEKPHSFFVSTDHKDDVQDVVKARAEQSDEEALLVSAETVEKFCAAFQDIDKWTKVAEESTKKSTELMDNYIETIHNNFSTLNETLQNKNGIFTAVIPTGLDVGTYPLDQIFQDTVVGLEELQKAIDRNDN
- the LOC135165894 gene encoding uncharacterized protein LOC135165894 isoform X1, which gives rise to MRQKSFSFLPTGTAAHVMFSLSFTKSSCNCSPLAVANINGVINGLYEALVKVRYPGVTNIEYGDLENTLLAQNDRNKLLQWLLVQSLRAISSTADEPKADNESLVKWYVQLGICDNKAALLGQCPIKDQLDTLIRLTRFIMNVLGVNGEKKVIPDSAENILDRYLNTEINLIPTTCKLTTKFGYNEAKRYMKKLSESIKEKPHSFFVSTDHKDDVQDVVKARAEQSDEEALLVSAETVEKFCAAFQDIDKWTKVAEESTKKSTELMDNYIETIHNNFSTLNETLQNKNGIFTAVIPTGLDVGTYPLDQIFQDTVVGLEELQKAIDRNDN